One segment of Pangasianodon hypophthalmus isolate fPanHyp1 chromosome 10, fPanHyp1.pri, whole genome shotgun sequence DNA contains the following:
- the sanbr gene encoding SANT and BTB domain regulator of class switch recombination, with translation MNRLCNVNNNFPYDNSLLVLDMVLRSLWGTTQPINWENVARLVPGFTPKECARRFDELKSTGSFPLVDEQCNALTGASGSPSEPLSAYIRSTLLDLTGETGEPRTNQSTLSVSGLSVTPVVRGASAETENTVSTEDEEKEDRGKSPIMVIHVCDEAKNLKQDFECPRDVLVREMRYFAEYLSMDAQRWEEVDISVHCDVQIFDWLMNYVKRNSAEDEPGKHVDKPTLEPSNVISILISSEFLKMDALVEECIQYCHENMSAIVATPCNMSCINSNLASRIALLFTHNQADDIKDKKDKFKSKVFQKKIEKLFDNQGFENHDSPGNAATLYRCGLCLKLLTKDTERKISCVPGKINIDHHGDIVYTHSRQKGWDVHEYLNSLYEELKSWVLVYWRIWGTINYLTCSCCKQVFLCCELTQCRYHPEAVVYPGMGADRSEHGAGIYPCCKQRALRFDPAAMPTGCKMRDHVVNVAEPGDCEGNVNSVQTRILNDLLLHRDAVCMSPPTSTDSSAESPKQSEQVHDCDITLDDAALNVHRAREVTAFSLLKNWSLQLRQQSLLSEDEDYTTGSEVTEDEVGDEDDTAKKQAVKKPRKPGKPLKRQVSSPSIQHKERAGGDKGASKDSTPFTVSMPKSKWDSTRSMRFNQDAQREEDQRRMVEIIDHLTKMRFGDLEQSKSKDTKELAGGIYSRLEAQFKTATQLSNRQSTSDKTLRAKTRTGQSRPT, from the exons ATGAATCGCCTTTGTAATGTGAACAATAATTTCCCGTATGATAACAGTCTCCTGGTGTTGGACATGGTTCTGAGGTCGCTATGGGGAACCACACAGCCAATCAACTGGGAGAACGTAGCCCGCCTAGTTCCTGGTTTCACTCCTAAAGAG tgcgCACGCAGGTTTGATGAGCTGAAGAGCACAGGGAGTTTCCCCCTAGTAGACGAGCAGTGTAATGCACTGACTGGGGCCAGTGGCTCTCCATCTGAACCGCTCTCCGCTTACATCCGATCCACCTTATTGGACCTTACTGGGGAGACAGGGGAGCCAcggaccaatcagagcacactctCAGTGTCAG GACTGAGTGTGACCCCTGTTGTTAGAGGAGCCAGTGCTGAGACTGAGAACACTGTGAGCACAGAGGACGAAGAGAAGGAAGACAGAGGAAAGAG CCCTATCATGGTGATCCATGTGTGTGACGAAGCAAAGAACCTGAAGCAGGACTTTGAGTGTCCACGTGACGTGTTGGTCAGAGAAATGCGCTACTTCGCCGAGTACCTCTCCATGGACGCCCAGCGCTGGGAGGAGGTGGACATCTCGGTGCACTGCGACGTCCAGATCTTCGACTGGTTAATGAACTATGTCAAGAGAAACTCTGCGGAAGATGAACCTGGGAAACACGTAGACAAGCCAACTCTGG AGCCCAGCAATGTCATCTCTATCCTGATCTCATCCGAGTTCTTGAAGATGGATGCTTTA GTGGAGGAGTGCATTCAGTACTGTCACGAAAACATGAGCGCCATCGTCGCCACTCCGTGCAACATGAGCTGCATCAACAGCAACCTGGCCTCACGCATCGCCCTGCTGTTCACACACAACCAAGCAGACGATATCAAGGACAAAAAGGACAAGTTTAAAAG TAAAGTGTTCCAGAAGAAGATTGAAAAGCTGTTTGATAATCAAGGTTTTGAGAATCACGACTCTCCAGGAAATGCTGCTACGCTGTACAG GTGTGGTCTTTGCCTTAAGCTTCTCACCAAAGACACAGAAAGGAAGATCTCCTGCGTTCCGGGCAAAATCAACATCGACCATCATGGGGACATCGtctacacacacagcag GCAAAAGGGCTGGGACGTTCATGAGTATCTCAACAGCTTGTATGAAGAGCTGAAATCATGGGTGCTGGTTTACTGGAGGATCTGGGGCACCATTAATTATCTCACCTGCTCTTGCTGTAAACAG GTTTTCCTCTGCTGTGAGCTGACCCAGTGCAGGTATCACCCCGAGGCTGTGGTGTACCCGGGCATGGGCGCCGATCGCAGCGAGCATGGTGCCGGGATCTACCCCTGCTGCAAGCAGAGAGCGCTACGCTTTGACCCAGCTGCGATGCCCACA GGTTGTAAGATGAGGGACCACGTGGTAAATGTGGCAGAACCTGGGGACTGTGAAGGCAACGTGAACTCTGTGCAGACTCGAATACTTAATGACCTTCTGCTCCACAGAGATGCTGTGTGCATGAGCCCCCCAACATCTACGGACAG TTCTGCAGAGTCGCCTAAACAGAGCGAGCAAGTGCATGACTGCGACATCACACTGGACGATGCAGCCCTAAATGTTCATCGAGCCAGAGAAGTCACTGCC TTTTCCCTTTTGAAGAACTGGAGTCTCCAGCTG CGGCAGCAGTCTTTGCTGTCTGAGGATGAGGACTACACTacggggtcagaggtcacagagGATGAAGTCGGGGATGAAGATGACACAGCAAAGAAACAAG CTGTAAAAAAGCCTAGAAAACCAGGCAAGCCCTTGAAAAGACAAGTGTCCTCACCGAGCATACAGCACAAAGAGCGAGCTGGAGGAGATAAG GGTGCTTCAAAGGACTCGACCCCATTCAC AGTGAGCATGCCGAAGAGTAAATGGGACAGCACACGCTCGATGAGGTTTAACCAGGATGCCCAGAGGGAGGAAG ACCAAAGGAGAATGGTGGAGATTATTGACCATCTCACTAAGATGCGCTTCGGTGATTTGGAACAGAGCAAGTCAAAGGACACTAAGGAG CTTGCAGGAGGTATCTACTCCAGGTTGGAGGCGCAGTTTAAGACCGCCACTCAGCTGAGTAACAGACAGAGCACCTCAGACAAAACACTCCG